One stretch of Miscanthus floridulus cultivar M001 chromosome 18, ASM1932011v1, whole genome shotgun sequence DNA includes these proteins:
- the LOC136520589 gene encoding leucine-rich repeat receptor-like serine/threonine/tyrosine-protein kinase SOBIR1, producing the protein MASAASSTPGRSVLLLVSLATLLLVFVSAVECYDGRHAVAHSAVARRSRLGTRHVHHRRTTVPHRYILAEKSSPTGGGPKNHSSSPATANNASAPAPAPPAGSQTDGRHHRRSHKHRVRNRIIGFVVGSLAGVISGMVLSVLFRLALNYIRGRYRSRSGVMIFTPKLIRRPEHLAFLEKEDGLASLAVIGRGGCGEVYKAQLPVEREGVEPRFIAIKKIKKHRGDAPANNKLSDEESRQLDRRSRQIQSEIRTVGHIRHRNLLPLAAHVPRPDCHYLVYEYMKNGSLHHALKAGTHTEVDGAEDGNSSTGTAAAGGLSWPARLRVAVGVAAGLEYLHLSHQPQIIHRDLKPANILLDDDLEPRIADFGLAKAMPDSHTHVTASSVAGTLGYIAPEYYQTLKFTGKCDVYSFGVILAVLATGKEPSDKFFTETEEVVGLVKWLRRVMESGEHAQAIDPAIAGAGHDEQILLLLRIALFCTKDDPKARPSAKDVRCMLSQIRATWPCSFIL; encoded by the coding sequence ATGGCGTCAGCGGCGAGCAGCACGCCGGGCAGGTCTGTCCTCCTCCTCGTCTCCCTCGCCACGCTCCTCCTCGTCTTCGTCTCCGCCGTGGAGTGTTACGACGGGCGGCATGCCGTGGCGCACTCGGCCGTGGCGCGTCGCTCCCGCCTGGGGACCCGGCACGTGCACCACCGCCGGACCACGGTGCCGCACCGATACATCCTCGCGGAGAAGAGCAGCCCGACCGGCGGCGGCCCCAAGAACCACAGCAGCTCCCCTGCGACGGCCAACAACGCcagcgcgccggcgccggcgcctccgGCCGGCTCGCAGACCGATGGCCGGCACCACCGCAGGAGCCACAAGCACCGGGTGCGCAACAGGATCATCGGCTTCGTGGTGGGTTCCCTGGCGGGCGTCATCTCCGGGATGGTGCTGTCGGTGCTGTTCCGGCTGGCGCTCAACTACATCCGCGGGCGGTACCGGTCGCGGTCGGGCGTGATGATCTTCACCCCGAAGCTGATCCGGCGGCCCGAGCACCTGGCGTTCCTGGAGAAGGAGGACGGGCTGGCGTCTCTGGCCGTGATCGGGCGTGGCGGGTGCGGGGAGGTGTACAAGGCGCAGCTCCCCGTGGAGCGGGAGGGCGTGGAGCCCCGGTTCATCGCCATCAAGAAGATCAAGAAGCACCGCGGCGACGCGCCGGCCAACAACAAGCTGAGCGACGAGGAGAGCCGGCAGCTGGACAGGCGGTCGCGGCAGATCCAGTCGGAGATCCGCACGGTGGGCCACATCCGGCACCGCAACCTGCTGCCGCTCGCGGCGCACGTGCCGCGCCCGGACTGCCACTACCTGGTGTACGAGTACATGAAGAACGGCAGCCTGCACCACGCGCTGAAAGCCGGCACACACACAGAGGTTGACGGCGCCGAGGACGGCAACAGCAGCACCGGCACCGCTGCCGCCGGGGGGCTGTCGTGGCCCGCGCGTCTCCGCGTGGCGGTGGGCGTGGCGGCGGGGCTGGAGTACCTTCACCTCTCCCACCAGCCGCAGATCATCCACCGCGACCTGAAGCCCGCCAACATCCTGCTGGACGACGACCTGGAGCCCCGCATCGCGGACTTCGGCCTCGCCAAGGCGATGCCGGACTCGCACACGCACGTGACGGCGTCCAGCGTGGCCGGCACGCTGGGGTACATCGCGCCGGAGTACTACCAGACGTTGAAGTTCACGGGCAAGtgcgacgtgtacagcttcgggGTCATCCTGGCGGTGCTGGCCACGGGAAAGGAGCCGTCTGACAAGTTCTTCACGGAGACGGAGGAGGTGGTCGGCCTCGTCAAGTGGTTGCGCCGCGTCATGGAGAGCGGGGAGCACGCGCAGGCCATCGACCCGGCCATCGCCGGCGCCGGCCACGACGAGCagatcctgctgctgctgcgcatcGCCTTGTTCTGCACCAAGGACGACCCCAAGGCGCGGCCCTCCGCCAAGGACGTCCGCTGCATGCTGTCGCAGATCAGAGCCACGTGGCCCTGTTCGTTTATCTTATAA